The proteins below are encoded in one region of Helianthus annuus cultivar XRQ/B chromosome 2, HanXRQr2.0-SUNRISE, whole genome shotgun sequence:
- the LOC110894186 gene encoding uncharacterized protein LOC110894186: protein MSLNQLSPIAQAELETGTTTRPPKLKGAEDFSTWKTRIQSFFEYTDYNLWLSVTAGPHIPTVVRGDAVVANNDATTFTDEDKALIQRDRRAHAALTMSLSTDDCNMFEEHRTANALWNALIEYYEGNEELIESKRDMVQKQYDMFCGVRGESLSDHISRFLNMMTKMKKAGNPVTNRAAIKKLLDSLPKEWSLQCMMIKKDFLNNPNPVTLSDLINTLRAFEMDVNKREMNTAGYPPKSTQTSAGLKNVAFLASGGITPQASDLIYVNASASASKAPQPSEKTITVGDTQALKVSTENVALFNMFLSSYEALMSGELKKEMFTAEDMYQRLGLGKAGFDKSKLRCHNCKNLGHFKRDCPLLKEGNIESTHAVKQITVEENKNNASPSMPKALVVEDYDWSEEIAEAKEQVNKALMAKISSESSSKQFEKQPAGIPKGDNTADKGLKSILTSMEPEKEKESGEAKEHVSEEASDQKKGKEKVPVAAMKTESSKEKADKDLNKLQKWLRMLMEYIWHVDSGCSRHMTGLKELLKKFRFIDGDFVSFGGDEKGGNIVGVRDVVSEALTLENVNYVPDLCYNLMSVSQVCDKGILVLLNDMECLFLKPGYVVPAEMIMLTAPRQNNTYVLNMKNAKTNDNLTCLISKASESESLLWHRRLGHGKQHKKSHKSNAVNTITAPLQLIHMDLFGPVSVKSLAKKFLLFGDYR from the exons ATGTCGTTGAATCAACTAAGTCCAATTGCTCAAGCGGAACTTGAGACCGGAACTACTACTAGGCCACCAAAGCTGAAAGGGGCTGAAGACTTCAGCACTTGGAAGACTCGCATTCAGTCGTTCTTCGAGTACACAGACTACAATCTGTGGCTCTCTGTTACCGCTGGACCTCACATTCCAACGGTGGTTCGAGGAGATGCGGTAGTTGCTAACAATGATGCAACCACCTTCACTGATGAAGACAAGGCTCTAATCCAACGTGATCGTCGTGCTCATGCTGCCTTAACCATGTCACTGTCAACTGATGACTGTaacatgtttgaagaacaccgaactgcaaatgcactctggaatgcattgATTGAGTATTATGAGGGAAATGAAGAGCTGATCGAAAGCAAGAGAGACATGGTGCAGAAACAATATGACATGTTTTGTGGAGTTCGTGGAGAAAGTCTTTCCGATCACATCAGTCGCTTTCTGaatatgatgaccaaaatgaagaaggcGGGAAATCCTGTCACAAACCGTGCTGCAATAAAGAAGCTGCTAGATTCACTCCCCAAGGAATGGAGTCTTCAatgcatgatgatcaagaaggatttCCTCAACAATCCAAATCCTGTCACTCTGTCCGACTTGATTAACACCCTAAGAGCCTTCGAAATGGATGTCAACAAACGAGAGATGAACACTGCTGGTTACCCACCAAAGTCAACTCAAACCTCTGCTGGATTGAAAAATGTGGCATTTCTTGCTTCAGGTGGCATCACTCCACAAGCTTCTGATTTAATCTATGTCAACGCTTCCGCAAGCGCATCAAAAGCTCCACAACCTAGTGAGAAGACTATCACGGTTGGTGATACACAAGCGTTGAAGGTGTCTACTGAAAACGTGGCACTTTTCAACATGTTTCTGAGCAGCTATGAAGCTTTGATGTCTGGAGAACTGAAGAAGGAGATGTTCACTgctgaagacatgtatcag CGTTtgggtcttggaaaagctggttttgataaatccaaacTAAGATGCCACAACTGTAAGAATCTAGGCCATTTCAAGCGTGACTGCCCCTTGTTGAAAGAAGGAAACATTGAATCAACCCATGCTGTAAAACAAATCACCGTTGAAGAAAATAAGAACAACGCGTCTCCTAGCATGCCAAAAGCTTTAGTCGTCGAAGactatgattggagtgaagaaaTTGCTGAAGCTAAGGAGCAAGTCAACAAAGCTCTCATGGCAAAGATTTCGAGCGAGTCCTCATCGAAGCAGTTCGAGAAACAGCCAGCTGGAATTCCAAAAGGAGACAATACGGCTGACAAAGGTCTGAAAAGCATTCTCACCTCCATGGAGCCTGAGAAAGAAAAGGAGTCTGGAGAAGCAAAGGAGCATGTGTCTGAAGAGGCATCTGATCAGAAGAAGGGAAAAGAAAAGGTCCCAGTTGCAGCTATGAAAACAGAATCTTCAAAAGAAAAAGCTGACAAAGACTTG AATAAACTCCAGAAATGGCTTCGTATGCTCATGGAGTACATCTGGCATGTCGACAGCGGATGCTCAAGACACATGACTGGATTGAAGGAACTTCTGAAGAAATTTCGCTTCATCGATGGTGATTTCGTGTCTTTCGGTGGAGACGAGAAAGGAGGGAATATCGTTGGAGTAAGAGATGTGGTGTCTGAAGCCCTCACGTTGgaaaatgtcaactatgttccaGATTTGTGCTACAATCTCATGAGTGTATCACAAGTCTGTGATAAAGGAATATTGGTGCTTTTAAATGACATGGAATGCTTGTTTCTCAAGCCTGGATATGTCGTTCCTGCAGAAATGATCATGCTCACTGCTCCAAGACAAAACAATACATACGTGCTCAACatgaaaaatgccaagacaaatgACAACTTGACGTGCTTGATTTCAAAGGCTTCAGAATCGGAGTCACTGCTTTGGCACAGGCGATTGGGGCAT GGAAAGCAACACAAGAAGTCGCACAAGTCCAATGCAGTGAATACGATTACTGCACCACTTCAGTTGAtacatatggatctttttggtccagttagcgttaaaagtcttgctaaaaAGTTCCTATTGTTTGGTGATTACAGATGA